A segment of the Bordetella flabilis genome:
CCACCTTCGATCCGGCGACCGGGCAGGAAGTCGCCGCGCGCGGCACGCAAGGCGGCGAGTTTTTCTACCGCTTCCACTTCCAGTTCCACTACATGCCGCCCTTGTGGGGGCGCTGGCTGGCCGGCCTGTGCGCGATGTTCATGCTGGTGGCGATCGTCAGCGGCGTCATTACGCACAAGAAGATCTTCACCGACTTCTTCACCTTTCGCTGGGGCAAGGGACAGCGCTCCTGGCTCGACGCCCACAACGCCCTATCCGTATTCGGCCTGCCCTTTCACCTGATGATCACCTATACCGGCCTGGTCACGCTGATGGCGATGTACATGCCATGGGGCCAGCAAGCGGCGATCAAGACACCGGTGCAGCGCCAGGCGCTATCGGCGCAACTCAATGCCTTCATCCAGCCCGGCGCGGCGAGCGGGCGGCAGGCCGCCCTTGCGCCGGTCGGCGCCATGGTGCGGCAAGCCGAGGCGCGCTGGGGCAAGAACAACGTCGGCCGGGTGACGATCACGCATGCCGGCGACGCCGCCGCGCGGGTCGCCGTCACGCGCGGCGAAGGCGAACGCGTTTCCATGAGCCCGCAGTACCTGCTGTTCGAAGGCGCCACCGGCAAACTGCTGGAGGTTCATGACCGGGTCGGCGCGGCGGCCGAGGTGCGAGGCGTCATGTACGCCTTGCATCTGGGACGCTTCAGCGACTTGCAGCTGCGCTGGCTCTACTTCATCGTCAGCCTGGCCGGAACGGCCATGGTCGGCACCGGGCTAGTCATGTGGACGGTCAAGCGGCGCCAGAAATTGCCGAATCCGCATCATCCGCATTTCGGCTTCCACGTGGTCGAGCGGCTGAATATCGCCGGCATCGCCGGCCTGTCCGTCGCGATGGCGGCCTACCTGTGGGGCAACCGCCTGCTGCCCGTATCCCTGGCCGGGCGCGGCAGCTGGGAGATCAATGTCTTCTTCATGGTGTGGACGGCGACCTTGCTCGTCGCCCTGGCGCGGCCGGCCGGCAAGGCCTGGGCTAACCTGCTGTGGCTGGCGGCGGCCTTGCTGGCCCTGCTGCCGGTGCTCAATGCGGTCACCACGCAGCGGCCCTTCTGGCACAGCGTGGCCTCGGGCGACTGGGTCTACGCGGGATTCGACCTGATGATGTGGGCGCTGGCGGCGCTGCACGCGGCGCTCGCGATGCGCGTCGAACACATGCGTGCCAGGAACGGCATGGCGCGACAGCCGCAGGATAAGACTCTAACCGAGCGCAGCGGCGTGCCGGCTGCCGGCTCCGCCAATTCATGCGGCCGCGCGTTGCGCGCCAGCGAGCGGATCGGGTCCGGCGGAGACCGCGCGTGATCCATTTGCTGACGCTCTGTATTTGCATCCTCGCCTTCGCCGCCCTGGCGCTGGCCATGACGCGGCATCAGGAGGCAATCTTCCGCCGCGAACTGCAGGCGCCGATCGCACATGCGCTGCGCGGCGCCGGCTGGTGCGGGCTTGCCCTGGGGCTGGCCATCATTGTGGCCGGGCGAGGCTGGGCACTCGGCCTGGTGGCGTATAGCGGCCACACCAGCCTGGCTGCAGGGCTGGTGTATGTCGCCCTGGTGATCCGCGGGCGTTCCAGCACGTAGCACGGCGGTCTTCCTGCAGGGTGCAGCACATACATGACACGGCTGTCACCAGTTTGATAATCGGGTAACACCCTGTCGCGCACATGCCCATCGAGTTTACGTACGATCCGGGGACATCGTAACGTGAGGCGAAAATGAAAAAGAAAGCGCTTATTGTGGGGTGCGCCGTCTTCGGCATGTTGATGCATGCGGGCGCCATGGCCGATCCATGGAAGGACGAATCCGGCAAAGGCGGAAAGCACCGCGGGTACTACGGTGGGAATGCCAAAGAGGAATACTGGGACGGCAACTGCAAGGTCGAACGCAAGTGGAAAGGCAACGGCGACTACAAGGAAGAACGCAAGTGCAAGGCGCCCCGATATGTAGAGCCGGTCGTCGTGCCAGCCTACCCGGTGTATCCCGCACAACCCGGCATCGTGATCCAGGGCACCGCGGTCATCAAATAACGGGGCTACGTCCAACGTGCGGCAGAGGCCGCTTCCGACCCGTCGGACAAGCCTGTTCAACAGGCGGCGCAAGGTTCAATTCCGCCAGGTACTAGTGGTCGATGGAGCCCGCGGCCGCCTTGTCGTGTACCGCAAACCGTCCAAGCAGGGTGGCGCTGGCTTCGTTCAATCCCACCACGTCCACGGATTTTCCCTCGCGCCGCAACTTCATCACCACCTTGTCCATGGCGCCCACGGCTGAAATATCCCAGAAGTGGGCGGCGGAGACATCCAGCAGTACCGCCTCCACGGGCTCCTTGAAGTCCACGGCTTTGGCGAATCGTTCGGTTGAAGCGAAGAAGACCTGGCCGGTGTAGGTATAGGTGCGGGTCCGGCCATCTGGGGACAAGCGTGAATCCACCCTGAGCAGACGCTGCACCTTGCTGGCGAAGAACACGCCGCTCAACAGCACACCAACCAGGACCCCGCGGGCCAGGTCGTGCGTCCAGACCACCACGAGCACCGTGGCCACCATGACCACCGACGACTGCCACGGATGCGAGCCCAGGTTGCGGATGGAACGCCACTTGAACGTTCCAATCGAAACCATAATCATGACCGCGACCAGGGCCGGCATCGGAATCTGTGCCACCAAGGGCCCCAGCGCCACGATAAGGAAAAGAAGGAAGGCGCCGGCGACGAAGGTGGAGAGCCGCGTGGAACCGCCCGACTTCACATTGATGACCGACTGGCCGATCATCGCGCACCCGCCCATTCCGCCAAAGAAACCGGTCACGAAATTGGCGATCCCCTGCCCCTTGCATTCGCGGCGTTTGTCGCTGGGCGTGTCGGTCAGGTCGTCCACGATCTGCGCCGTCATCAGCGATTCCAGCAAACCGACGACCGCCATGGTCACCGAATAGGGAAGGATGATCCGCAGTGTTTCGATGGTGAAAGGAACCTGCGGAATCCGGAAGAACGGCAGCGAAGAGGGCAGCTTGCCCATGTCCCCCACGGTATTGACGTGCAGGCCGCCATAGATGGAGATGGCCGTCAGAACGATAATCGAGACCAGCGGCGAAGGCACCGCCTTCGTCAGGCGCGGTAACAGATAAATGATCGCAAGGCCGCCCGCCACCATGACGTACGTCACCGGCGTCACATTGATGAGCTGCGGCAACTGCGCCATGAAAATCAGGATCGCCAGCGCATTCACGAACCCCGTCACCACGGACCGCGACACGTATTGCATCAGCAGGTCCAGCCGCAGGAAGCCCGCGATCACCTGGATGACGCCCATCAGGACCGTCGCGGCGAAAACGTAGTCGACGCCATATTCCTTCACCAAAGGCACCACCACCACGGCGACAGCCGCTGTGGCCGCCGAAATCATGCCCGGCCGGCCGCCCACGAACGAGATGATGACCGCTATGGAGAACGAGGCATACAGCCCCACGCGCGGGTCGACGCCCGCAATAATCGAAAAGCCGATGGCTTCCGGGATGAGCGCCAGCGCAACCACGATGCCGGCCAGAATATCGGCACGAGGGCTCGCCATCCAATCGCGGCGGAAAGCTGAAAGAAAAGACATTGATTCACTGACCTGAAGCTGCCAAGCAGGGCATAAGGCTCAAATCGTCGTGTGGTCCGCCGCATGCGGCGCAAGCCCTGACGCTTGGAGTTGTCCGAGGGATAGGCGCCCGGCCGAGCCACCCGGCAAGCCGGGTCCACTTGAATCGCCCTCATGGCGACGCGCATCCATTGCAGATGCGTCGGGCAGGATTGTACACGGCGCGCCCAGGCGCTTCACTGGGGCACCACGGTCCGTGCCAACCAAGAGGGCTGGACCGCGTAGTGCCGTGCGTGGTGCCGTGCGGGTTGCCATGCCTGGCGCGTGGTGCGTAATGGCAGCAAGGCGGAGATCGACGCGATGCCGATAATGATTAAGCGGCGGTGCGTGACGGGCAGTGGGTGGTTCGCCGCCTTGCGCGGCCCTTCGCCGGGGATATCGGCTATTGAGTTGCCGCGTCCAGCGGAGGGCCAAGGAATTCGACCTGCCACTGCGCCCCGAAAGCACGCAGCGCGGCGGGATCCACCTTGCCGGCACGCATGACATCGCCCAGTCCCAGGAAAAAGGCAGTGGCGTCCAACCCCGGCAGGATCTGAATGTACTGGCGCGCCGGCTTGTCGGTAATGTTGACGAAAGCGTGAGCCGCGCCGCCGGGCACCGTAATTACATCGCCCGTGTCAGCCATGAACCGGCCCCCATCGACCTCGAAAAGATAGCGGCCTTCGAGGACATAGAACACTTCGGTCTCCCGGTGGCGATGCCGCGGCGGCCCAAACCCCGGTGCGTTGACCGTCTCTATCGCAGTAAGCACCCCGCCCGTCTGCGCCGGCGCAATGCGAACCTTCAAGGTAAGGCCGATCTGCGGAATGGAGATCGGCGTTTCCTGATGGCGTGAATGAAGGAAGTCGAAGATCATCGCGTTGCCTCCCGGGCATGGCCACCCAAGCGGCGGGTTAACGGGGCGGCGACCAGCGCAGTATAGGCGCCTGCCAGCCACGTGGACATGGGCAACACCAACGACCATGCTTCCGACCAAATCCGAAACCAGCGCGACTAATTGGTGGGTAAGTCCATCGTCTTGACGATTACCCCAAGCACATTGCTGGGATTGGAGTTGTTGCAAAGCACCTGCACCTGGAATCCCGACACCAGCGCAGTCTGAAGCAAACTGAACAGCAGCCGTCTCCGCTCGGGCGTATAGCTGGGGTCGAGGCTATGCGCGGTGGAGGGATATTCCGCCAGAATAAAAAATGGCTGCGTATCGAGATACCCGATGGTTGCAACGCGACCGGTATACTGCGCACATCCAGCGCTCGCCACATCGGACCAGAGCATCAGAATCGCGGATACCAGCAATAACCCCGCTTGTCGCTTCATTTCGCCTCTCCAGAATTGACCGCCAAATTCGCTCGAGCCGAGGTACCGAAATGGCCCACGGCGCGGATAGTCCAGATAGTTCAGTTTGTCCGGTAGTACCTATAGCGCCGACAGCGCTCGCCACTATCGGGCGACTTACATTCCTTGCTGCCGTGCCAGGCACTGCCAGACGCCGAGCCCGCTTACAGCTCATCATCGTCGCCGCCCCCATGATCGATGTACGGTGGCTTGATGCACCACATGGAGCTGCTGCTGCACGTCGCCCGCTGGGCGCGCATCAATGTGATCAGCGCCTCCGCCTCGGCCGGTGCAATACCGATCATGTCGGCGATAAGCAGGCTCTCCCCGGCGGAAGGAACGAAAGACTCGTTGGGCGTCCCGGCCATGCGGTTGTTCTGAGCGAACAACATGCGTATGTAAAGGAATGGATTCGGGGCCATGATGGGCGCGACCACCGGCGGCGTACCGCCGAGCCCGCCGGTAGGAATGGCTACCCGCACGCCGGGACCCGCACGTGTGCCGAATTCCGCCAAGCCGAGCGCGTGGCCCAGTTCGTGTTTCGCGGCCAATCTGGTGACGAAGTTGAGCAAGTCCGCCGCCGTGCCGCCATTCATATATGCCAGGGCCGGCCGAACCGTATTCTCATCACTGAAGTACCTCTGGAACTGGTCAGTATAGAAATTGATCGTGGTCGGACTCCCGGATCCCAGTCTCACCCGGGTGCCGGCCAGTTGCGTGGGACCACCGACCACCGAGCTGTTGCCCGTGCGGATCACGACATTGGCCTGGCCGGCATCGGTGACGCGCGTGAACGAGAGTTGCTGCCCGACCGCTTGCTGCCATTCCTGGATCGCTTCGTCGATCTTGCTGCTCCAGTCCACCGAATAGGTCAAGCCGTTCACGACGAAGGTCATATAGGAACTCGAGGGATCCACGAAATACCGCATCGTCCCGCCATATTCCGAAGCCGGATCGAAGATGTCGCTACTGGGATCCGAGAGGCTGTCGATAAACGGCACCCGGAAATCATCGGCCGCCGCAGGAGCCGATAAAGAGCTTCCTAGAAGCAAGGCCGCCAACAGCCACGCATGGAATCTCACTTTAGTCACTCCCTGGAGTCATGGGCTGACGGGCAATTCGGAGGCAACACACAAAACAATCGACACGTCAGGTGGAAAGCATATTGACCGCTCCAATCGGGCATTGACTTGAAAACAGGTCTTTTATTTTGATTTCCAGACCGACGTTGGCCGCAAGCTGCGCGCGCTTGCCCCCGAACCTATCCGCCGCAGACGACTCTTGTCCCTGAGCAGGCAAAGTAGATTAGATGGAAGCTAGCGATGGCCCGCCTGGCAGTACGGTGTTCTCGCTCGTTGGGCGGCGATAGCTCGCCGGCCGGTCGCCACCACGCGGGCGAAGGGCTGCAGGAGCGCATCGATCCATCGACCGTCTATTGGTTGGCTGATGCAAACAGTGATTCTGCGGACTGACGGTTTATCCGCATCCCTTGAGACCCTACAGTGGGCGTGTTCTCAATCGTTTTGCAAGGAACGCCTCTTATGACCACCCGCGACGTCGTCAGCCCGCCTAACCCCCACGCCCTGTACGACCTCCACCGCTATTCCCCCGCGATCCGCGCCAACGGCCTGCTGTTCGTGTCCGGCCAGGTCGGCAGCAGGCCCGATGGCTCGCCTGAGCCGGATTTCGATGAACAGGTACGCCTGGCGTTCCGGAATCTGAACGCCATCCTGGCCGCGGCCGGCTGCAGCTTCTGCGACGTCATTGATGTGACCGTGTTCATGGTGAATCCGGACACCCACTTTGAGCGCGCCTGGGCGGTAGCTGCGGAATACTGGGGCGAGGCGCCGTATCCAACGGCAACCGCCGTCGGTGTGACTTGGCTGTCCGGGTTCCAATTCGAAATCAAGGTGATCGCCAAACTGCCGGAAGTCGCAGGCTCCTGATGCCTAATGCCGGACGGCTTCGAGGCGGCCGGCATTAGGCATCTGCTGCAGGCTTGACCTGACGGGACGCTACTGCCAGTTATCGATGTCCCGAAAAGCCGATGGACCAATGGACTTCCGGGCGATGCTACGCGACCCAGGCAACAATGCCGAGATCGAGACCGTCGAATCGGCCACGCACATGACCTCTTCCCAATGGAGACGCCTGTCTGGATGCGCGCCAGGCGCATGGACGCGTCGAGGCGCGCATGGACTTGTCGAGGCGGTGTCCCTGGCGGGCTCAGGGACATTGCGTGACACCAGCACGCTTTGCTCTACCCTAGGTAAAATCCGCCCGGAGATGTTCATGCCCAAGATCACTATCGATTTCGTGTCCGACGTTGCCTGTCCCTGGTGCGCCGTAGGCCTCGGCGGCCTGCTGACCGCCATCGATCGCGTGAAGGGCGCGGCCGACGTCGAACTGCGCTTCCAGCCGTTCGAACTGAATCCCGACATGCCCAAAGGTGGGCAGAACACCATCGAGCGCCTGATGGCCAAGTACGGCTACACCCGCGAGCAGGTGCAGGCCAACCGCCGGGTGATCTCTGAACGCGCCGCGGCGGTTGGCATGAAGGTGCGCATGGCGGAAGACAACCGGTCGTTCAACACCTTCGACGCGCACCGTCTGCTGCATTGGGCTGGTCTGCAGGACCAGGGCAGCCAGACGGCGCTTAAAAAGCGCCTGCTGGAGGTGTATCACTACGAGAACCTGGACACCAGCGACGCCGAGGTGCTCGCGAAGGCCGCCGCTGATGCGGGCCTGGACGAAGCGCAGGCGCGGGCAGTGCTGGCGTCGGATCGCTATG
Coding sequences within it:
- a CDS encoding PepSY-associated TM helix domain-containing protein, producing MKRADHTGSARPKGRGIRQTMSDLHTWTGLLAGWMLYAMFLTGTVSYFKDEISQWMRPELPQQHQVPDPAQVAERIASRLATIAAGSAQWSMELPTERSNVVSAFWRKPDAKPGERAFRSATFDPATGQEVAARGTQGGEFFYRFHFQFHYMPPLWGRWLAGLCAMFMLVAIVSGVITHKKIFTDFFTFRWGKGQRSWLDAHNALSVFGLPFHLMITYTGLVTLMAMYMPWGQQAAIKTPVQRQALSAQLNAFIQPGAASGRQAALAPVGAMVRQAEARWGKNNVGRVTITHAGDAAARVAVTRGEGERVSMSPQYLLFEGATGKLLEVHDRVGAAAEVRGVMYALHLGRFSDLQLRWLYFIVSLAGTAMVGTGLVMWTVKRRQKLPNPHHPHFGFHVVERLNIAGIAGLSVAMAAYLWGNRLLPVSLAGRGSWEINVFFMVWTATLLVALARPAGKAWANLLWLAAALLALLPVLNAVTTQRPFWHSVASGDWVYAGFDLMMWALAALHAALAMRVEHMRARNGMARQPQDKTLTERSGVPAAGSANSCGRALRASERIGSGGDRA
- a CDS encoding DUF3325 domain-containing protein; translated protein: MIHLLTLCICILAFAALALAMTRHQEAIFRRELQAPIAHALRGAGWCGLALGLAIIVAGRGWALGLVAYSGHTSLAAGLVYVALVIRGRSST
- a CDS encoding SulP family inorganic anion transporter, whose amino-acid sequence is MSFLSAFRRDWMASPRADILAGIVVALALIPEAIGFSIIAGVDPRVGLYASFSIAVIISFVGGRPGMISAATAAVAVVVVPLVKEYGVDYVFAATVLMGVIQVIAGFLRLDLLMQYVSRSVVTGFVNALAILIFMAQLPQLINVTPVTYVMVAGGLAIIYLLPRLTKAVPSPLVSIIVLTAISIYGGLHVNTVGDMGKLPSSLPFFRIPQVPFTIETLRIILPYSVTMAVVGLLESLMTAQIVDDLTDTPSDKRRECKGQGIANFVTGFFGGMGGCAMIGQSVINVKSGGSTRLSTFVAGAFLLFLIVALGPLVAQIPMPALVAVMIMVSIGTFKWRSIRNLGSHPWQSSVVMVATVLVVVWTHDLARGVLVGVLLSGVFFASKVQRLLRVDSRLSPDGRTRTYTYTGQVFFASTERFAKAVDFKEPVEAVLLDVSAAHFWDISAVGAMDKVVMKLRREGKSVDVVGLNEASATLLGRFAVHDKAAAGSIDH
- a CDS encoding cupin domain-containing protein — its product is MIFDFLHSRHQETPISIPQIGLTLKVRIAPAQTGGVLTAIETVNAPGFGPPRHRHRETEVFYVLEGRYLFEVDGGRFMADTGDVITVPGGAAHAFVNITDKPARQYIQILPGLDATAFFLGLGDVMRAGKVDPAALRAFGAQWQVEFLGPPLDAATQ
- a CDS encoding RidA family protein; the encoded protein is MTTRDVVSPPNPHALYDLHRYSPAIRANGLLFVSGQVGSRPDGSPEPDFDEQVRLAFRNLNAILAAAGCSFCDVIDVTVFMVNPDTHFERAWAVAAEYWGEAPYPTATAVGVTWLSGFQFEIKVIAKLPEVAGS
- a CDS encoding DsbA family oxidoreductase, encoding MPKITIDFVSDVACPWCAVGLGGLLTAIDRVKGAADVELRFQPFELNPDMPKGGQNTIERLMAKYGYTREQVQANRRVISERAAAVGMKVRMAEDNRSFNTFDAHRLLHWAGLQDQGSQTALKKRLLEVYHYENLDTSDAEVLAKAAADAGLDEAQARAVLASDRYVDEVRQNETLWLDRGITSVPSVILNDKYLVSGGQPPEAFEQALRQVAQEG